AAAAGTTACTACAGCATGGAGCGGAACTCCAGGAGAGAATTTTCAAATAGGAGGAGTAAATAATCAAGGTATTATCTCTGTTCCTAAAAATATGTATTTACCACCTCAACCAACACAAAATATCACTTGGAGTGGAAATTTAGACACTAGCACCAAAACAGAAGCTGTAAATGTAGATGTTGATGCTTCTAAATTTGAATTTATTAAAAATGAAGATGGTAGTGTAAAAATCTCAGGAAGCGTAAAAGATGAAAAAATTTATGGCTTAAAACCAGGTGATATGATTTATTTTAAAATCACAGATGAAAAGGGTGCAAGTCAAACATTACAAGCTACTTTAGATGAAAATATGGCCTTTAGTATTGACAATCAAAAACTAGATAAAGTAGATTTAGAAAGTGCAAAACTAACATCATCTCATTTAAGTGTTCAAAAAGAAGTAGCAGATAGCACAGAATTATCAGCAAAATTAATCAACCCTGATGGTTCTACAAACTGGGTAAAAGTTAAACTTGATAGAGTATTGCCTCAAAATGGAAAAAATTTAGAATATAAAGCGGTAGCACAAGTTTATGATAACAATGGCAATAAAGTTGGCGGAACAACAGAAGGTTTAATAACATTTAACGAAGCAGGTGCTTTAGTTTCAAATACTCTAACTTCAGTAGATAACAACGGCACACAAGTTCAAATCAATCTTGGATCTTATTATGATCCAAACAAACCAAATTCAGGTTATGATGGACTTCATGCTTTAAAAAATAAACAACCCTCTGTTCATACTAAAACAGATGGACTTGGAGAAGGGTTTTTAAATAATTATTCCATTAATACAGATGGGACTATCATTGCGACATTTACAAATGGAGAGCAAATTGCTATGGCAAAACTTGCTTTGTTTAATTTTATGAATGAACAAGGCTTAGAAAAATTAGGAGAAAACCTCTATGGACAAACTGGAAATAGTGGAAACCCTACTTTTTTACAAAATAATGATGGTACTTTTAGTACAGGAATTTTTAAAGGATCTTATTTAGAGCAATCTAATGTAGATTTATCTGTAGCTTTTACAAATTTAATCACTCTACAAAAGGCATATGATTCTAGCAGTAAAAGCATAACAACTGCTGATCAAATGATACAAAAAGCCATTAATATGAAACGCTAATTTACATTAGCGTTTTTTTGGTTTTTTTCTAAAATATATTTTATTTCTTGTTCGAAAAACTCATATACTCTAAGTTGCACTAAAGATTCTTCTTCATTTTTATCTATCAAACGCTCTAGTCTGCTAAAATTAATTTTTTGAGCATATCTTGGATGTTTTTTTAGCAAAAATGATATATTTTTCAATAAAGCATCCAAGCTAAGCTCATTTTTTAAAACTCTATCAACATATTCTTTAGAAGTTTGTATTAAAACAGCTTGCCTACTTTTATCATCAGGATAAACTTCACTAGCAATATCAGATAAAATTTGCCAACTTCGTGGTTTTATATTTTTGTTTGCCACAATAATAGCAGCAAAAGATTTTGCTCTAAATTCTAAAGATAAATGACTTGGAACAAAAAATTCTCTAAATTTAGACAAAAAATTTGCAAATATATTTAACACATCTCACCTCAATGTTTTTTAAGATATTTTAAGATATCATTTTAACTGCCTTCTCTTAGACCTGTGCAATGCTATTTTTAAGCACCGCTTCAGGGTGGGAACACAGCAGAGCACTTGAACTTAGTGTGTGCCGCAGCCATCTGAGAGAGGGTTTTAAATTTTAAAATACACTTTAAGCTCTTGACAAATCTTAAAGAAATTTACTCCACTAATTGTCGGATTATTTTTAAAATACTCATACATTCCAGCAAAACCATTTTCTAATTCTTTTGATTTTACACCATAGCTTATAGACAAAGCTGCTTCTATAAAAGCTGCTAATTTATCACAATACTTCAAAGCCTTTCCATCAATAGCTTTAAAACGATCCTCATTTACTGCATCTAAACTACCACTATAAACACTTGGTTTGTTGTTAAAAATACGATTTTCAAATTCATTTTTTACAAAGGCGCTTTCTTCATTTTGTCCTTCTCTAATACCAAGTATATAACTAAATTCTTCTCTAAAAGATAGTGGTATAAAAGGTAAAATTCTTTCATTAATAAGTTTCATTTCATACTCATTGATGATTTCATTTAAACCATCTATGCCATATTTTACTGGAGAGATGATATCTCTAGTTAAACTTTCGGGTAAATCATGAAACAAAGCACAATAAAAATTGCTTTCTATTCTGCCATCGCATGCTTTTACTTCTAAAGAATAAAAATAAGACAAAATAGCCACTACAAGCATATGCCCTAAAACTGCAGTTTCAGGAATTCTTGGAGTTTGTGCCCATCTTTTTTGAAAACGCAAGCGTCCGCTTAAATCGATTATTTTTGAAATTTTTTGATTAAGGGCGATTTTTCTTGCTCCAATTAACTCATAGTAATCTTCTAATTCTTCTTCAACTTTAGCTTTAATCTCATCAATATCACTTAAAAATGAGCTAGTTTGATAAACTATATTAAACTCCCATCTTGTCGCAAAATATGAAGCAGCTTTTAAAATAAGTCTTTCTTTGGTATAATCTTTACCTTGCAAAAAAAGCTCATAGCGTTTTAAAAATGCACCATTTTCTATATCTTGAATCATTGGTGCGATTTTGCTTAATACCCATGCACTCATTTGTTCATTTTTAGAGCGTAAAATTTCATGATATACATCAGGGCGTATGTCAGTCACTACAACCCTGCTTAAAAACTCAAAAATCCCCGCTTCTATGATAAAACGCATATTAACATCTTTTTCCATTTTAGCAATAAAATAAGCAATGATGAATTTATGTGCTTGTTTGTCAAGCTCGACTAAATTTGTCATTCTAGGATAATCATTCCATCTTGATATAGAAGCAGCTTTAAAAATATGCTCTATTAATTCTACACTAATCATTTATTTCCTTTTTTTGCTGTGATTTTACTTTATTTTATAATCTTTAGCAAATTTTATATAGTATGTGGCATATAGATACAATTATTCTTAAATATTATATGATTAACTATTTTACTTGTTAAAGTATAAAAATTATTTGTTTTGTTAAAATTTAAGTTTTATTTCTGTATTATCTTAAATTATTTTCTAAAAAGTATCAAAATTTGCAATTTAACAATTATGAAAATTAAAAAGGGCTTTTTGTGGAAAAACTAACATCATTTTTTGAAAAATATAATTTAACACAATCTCAAAAAGCTGCTATTGAAAAATTAGAAACTTTTATAGATACTCCGAGTAACAATCAAAATGTATTTTTATTAAAAGGTTTTGCAGGCACAGGTAAAACCTTTATCACTAAAGGTTTAACAGAATATTTAAAAATAATAGGAAGAGCTTTTATACTTGCAGCTCCAACCGGAAAAGCTGCTAAAGTTATTTCCAAAAAAACTCTTTGTGAAGCTTTTACTATACACAAAACTATATATTCTCTAAAAGAAAATAGTATAGTAGAATATAAAGATAAATTAGACAAAACCTTCAAGCTTTACATGAATCTTAGGGTAAATGAAGATGCTGATAATACAATTTATATTATAGATGAAGCTTCAATGATATCCGATAAATACAACTCTCATGAATTTATTAAATTTGGTAGTGGCTATTTATTACAAGATCTAATAAATTATATTAATATTGACTGCAACGATCACAATAAAAAAGTCATTTTTATTGGGGACAATGCTCAATTACCTCCAATTGAAATGAATTTTTCTCCAGCTCTTGATAAAAATTACCTTGTAAGTAAATTTGGTCTACTTGTAGATGAAATAGAACTTACAGAAGTTGTTAGGCAAAAATCAACAAGTGGTATTTTAAAAAATTCTTTACCTATTAGACAGGCACTCAAAAAAGAAATATTCAACCAATTGGAAATTGATGTTAAAAGCTACAACGATGTAACACACGAAGAACACGAAAATTTTTTAAAAGCGTATTTAAGACAATGCAACAATCCAACTGATCAAAACACAATAATAATTGCTTACTCAAATGCTTCTGTTAAAGAATATAATAACAAAATTAGGGAACATTTTTTCCCAGGAAACATAAACAATATAGTAGTAAATGATAAAATTTTAGTTATAGCAAACAATACAAATCATGAAATTTTTATATCAAATGGAGATTTTGGTATAATTCAAAAAATTTCAAGCAAATCAGAAACTAGAACAATAAGACATGGAAATATAAACGAAACTTTAAATTTTAGGGATGCTGTTATTGTATTTGAGCAACTTAATGGACAATTTTATAGCATAACCTGTAAAATAATAGAAAACATTTTATATTCTGAACAACCCAATTTAACTTCCAATCAATACAAAGCATTATATATAGATTTTTTAATAAGACATCCTAAGTTAAAACCAAACACAAAAGAATGGCAAGATGCATTAAAAGCAGATCCTTATTTTAATGCTTTAAGGATTAAATTTGGATACGCTATTACTTGTCATAAAGCACAAGGTAGTGAATGGAAAAATGTATTTTTAAATTGTAAAACACATCAAAGTCAATTATGCAAAGATTATTTTAGATGGCTTTACACAGCTATCACAAGAGCAAGCGATAAATTATTTGTCTTTGATGAGCCGCATATATCAATGTTTTCTAAACTGCAAAAAGATATCTACATTTCAAATACAACAAAAACTATTAGTATTGACAAAAAAAGCGAGCACGATACCTCTAAAATAACTCAATCTCCAAGCAATATCGAGGAAGCAATTTATTTAAAAGTAAAAGATATATTAAACCAAAACAAAATAAGTATTGAAAAAATAAATCATCATCAATATTGTGAAATTTATACTCTTAAATACAGCAACGAAGTGTGCAATATAAAAATAATCTACAATAGTAAAAACAAAATTACAAAAATATACTCAAATGATACAAATATACTAGCTAAGCTAGTAGAAAATTTACTAAAAGTACTTGAAAACACCATAATTTTTAACCCTGTTAAAGATATAAAACCATTTAATGAGGATTTTTTAGAAGAATATTATAATTTCATTAATAAAATCATATCGCCTCATGGTATTGAAATTACAAACATTGAACATTTATATTATCTAGAAAAATATACTTTCAAATATAAAAATGAAATTTCAATAATAAATTTTTACTATAACAACAAAAAACAATTTAGCAGATCTCAACCTAGCAATAACTCTTCAATAAAATTAAGTAATTTTATATTATCTCTTTTGCAAGGATAATATATGTACAAAACAGATATAAACACAGCTGAAGAACTAAGTAAAAATGGAGAATTTGAAAAAGCATTTTATATTGCTCAAGATATTTTTAACAAACAAGATAATTTAAATAAAAGAGAACATGAGAAATTCGGATGGATTATTTATAGATATATAAATTCTGATTGTTTTAAAGAAAAAAATAATACAAACAAATTAAAAAAGATACTTCTTGTTTATTTAAATTTAGACAATGAAAAACCCTCTCTACTTCATTCTAAAATACTTCATAGTGTTATATTTCATGCTTTAAACCATAAAGAAATTAATATATTCAATTTCTTTAAAATGTGGAATCCAAAATATTTACGCGATGAAGATTTTAAAAAACAAGTATACAATGACAAACAATATCCATCATTATTTTTCAGGCTAATTAAAATAGCAGTTGATAATAATATAACGCTTGATATAAATTATCTTGTTGATATTATAGAAAATGAGAATATTATTATTGAAAACATTAGAGAAGCTTATTATTGGAAATTTTATCAGCTATATAAAGAATGCAATCTTGATAAATTGTGGAATAATCTTACTTTATATGCAAAACTATATTCTAATTATGGAGCTTCTCATTGGCACTCTCAAATATTAAAATTTGCCGATAGAATAATGAATGATAAAAACGAGTGGAGATTTTTTAATTTTATTCAATTTTGGAATATTCATAACTTTAGAGCTGATGATTTTAAAGAAGAAACAAATAATGGATATACAAACAAGCCTCTGGTTGTAAAATCTTTAAACAAACTCTTTAATATAATTAAGAAAAATAATATTCAAGAAAATATTAGCTGGATTATAGAACTATATAAATTTGCATTAAGTAAATTTTATGATATTTGGCTACTTAGAGAATATGCTATCTTGCTAGATAAAACAGGGCAAATCGACAAAGCCATTGAAATTTATAAAAAAATAATTTTAGAACTTAACAATCAAGCGTATATTTGGCATGAATTTGCAAATATATTGAAACATAAAGATGAAAAATTATCCATATCTATGCTTTGCAAAGCAATTACTCTACAACCAAATGAAGACTTTTTACCAAAAATTAGATTAGATTTAGCAAAACTATTACTAAAAAACAATCTTTTAGAAGAAGCATATACAGAATTAGCTAAATATAAAATACATCAAGATGAAAAAGGATGGAGTATTTCCAATGATTTTGATGAATTATATAATAAAGTTTCTCATATAAGAAAATTATCAACTAATGACAAATTTTACAAACTCGAAAAAGATGTAGCTGAAAATTATATTTTAACAGATATTGAATTTGTAGATTGTGTGTTCTACAATCTTTTTAAAGACAAAACCAATACAGAAAGATTGCTTTTTACAAATTTTAAAAATATTGAATTTACAATAAAAAAGAATAAATTTGCTTTTTTAGAAAAAATAAGAATAAATGATGTTTATAAAGTTAAATTGTATTTTAGTCAAGTAAAAAATAAATACATGGTCTTACAAATAAATAAGTCTTCTAAAACATTTGATGATATGATCAAAGATTTACCAGAAGAAGTAGCTATAATAGATTCGGTTAATGAAAAAAAGCAATTATTTCATTATGTTATTAATGTAAACAAAGATGGGATTATTCGCTTTAATCAAACCAATATAAAACCAAAAATAGGAAACTTTATAAAAATAAAGTATTTTTCAAACAAAAACAACAATTCAAAAATAGAAATACTAAAAGTAGAATATACAAGTGAAAGCAAAGATTATTTAAGACAAAACATACACGGGGAAATCAGACTAAAATACAAATTTAAAAATACCACATACGATTACAACGAGGCTATTAAAATAAATGAAATAAACATTCACAATCCTGATTTTGCTTTTATTGAAAATTACTACATCTCAAAAAAATTATTAGAAGAGCACAATATCACTTCAAATATGCAAATTAAAGCAAAAGCACTATTTAACGGAAGCAAATGGAATGTTTTTGATATTAAAACAGCTAACATAAAAAATTAGTAATATTTTTGTTAATTAAATAAAACTGATATTTTAAAAGTTTTTTGTATCACTTAATTTAAGATATATTCATCCCTCTTTTTTTATTCTTATACTCTTTAATGTATCTCCAAATTAACATTTGACTCATAAAAGCCTTGAAAACGCATACTATAATACTAATCAAAAAGCTCTTTTGTTTTATAAAGTGCATATCCTTCATAATAATAGCTTGCATCAATCCCTCTTGCAAAAAGATTAAAGCTATGAATATCATCACTCAAAGCATTTTGAAGTAAAATTTTTATCTCTACATCTTTAATAGGGCTTCTTTGCATAGCCATTATATAATCATCCTTATCTATCAAACCCCAATCAACCACTTTTTTTAACTCTTTTTTAAGTATCAAATCAAGCCAAATTCTCATACTTCTACCATTTCCTTCTCTAAAAGGATGAGCTACATTCATTTCTATATATTTTTCTACGATTTGCTCAAAGCAAGATTGCTCCATGAGTTCTATTTTTTTAATTGCTTCGTGTAAATAAACAGCAGGAGCAAATCTAAAATTTCCTTTTGAAATATTTACCTCTCTTATTTTTCCTGCAAAATCATAAATATCTTCAAATAATTTTTGATGAATCACCCTTAAGCTTTCAAAACTTCCTGCTTTTAATGTATCTAAAAAACCACTTTCAAATAAAGCTTTTGCCTTTAGTTTGCTTATTCTTTCTTCTTCTTTGGCTAATTCTAGTTGATTTTTTATACCAAGTTTATTTTTAAGCACCATTTTAAACCTTTAAAGTTTTATATTTTATAAGATATTTAATATAAACTTTATTAAATTTATGATTTAAAACTCTTTTGTTTCGCTTAACTCAAGATAAATTTCATCATTTTTACTAAGCTCTTTGCGATGATAAATACTAAAAGTATGTCCGTATAAACTCACACTTAGCTCATAAAAATCCCCATAAAACACACACTCTAAAACACTAGCTTTTAAAGGAGTTTGATTTTTAGAAATTTGAATATCACTAGGCCGTAAAATTCCATTTTTATTTTGCAAATACTCTTTAAATTTTATATCCGTAACCACACTAGGCTCGATAAAAAAAGCTTCACCTAAGAAGCAAGCACTATCTATACTTTTAGGTTTATAAAAAAGCTCTTTAGCGCTTCCATAATCTAAAATTTTTCCATCTTTTATTAAAGCAATATTATCAGACAAATAAAAAGCATCTTCTTTATCGTGTGTTACAAAAATAGCACTTAATTTATGCTCTTTTAAGATATTTTTGATTTCTTTACGCATTTTAACACTCAAAGTGTGATTTAGGTTAGAAAAAGGTTCATCAAAAAGCACTAATTTAGGCCTTGTTATGATAGTTCTTGCCAAGGCTACTCTTTGAGCTTGTCCGCCACTTAATTCATTTGGGTAACGACATAAAAGCTCATTTAAATTTAAAATATCTAAAAGCTCTTTAAGTCTTTGATTTTGCTCATTTTTGTTTAGATGTGAAATTCCAAAACATATATTTTCTTTTACATTTAGATGAGGAAATAAAGCATAATCTTGAAATAAAACCCCCACATCTCTTTGCTGTGGAGTTAAATATAAATTTTTTGAGGCAACTAATTTTTCATCTATATAAATTTCTCCGTCATTGATTTCAAAAAATCCAGCAATACATCCAAGCAAAGAGCTTTTACCACATCCACTTTCACCAAGTATGCTTAAAATTTCTCCTTCTTTTAGATCAAACGAAATACCTTTTAATACTTCTACATTTGAAAAAGACTTATGTAAATTTTTTATTTTTAGCACTTGCATAGCTTTTCCTTTTGGTTATTTTTTTCTTGCAAATAATGCATTAAATATGTAGGAACAACTCCAAACACCACTATAATCAAAGAAGGCAAAGAAACATTATAAATCAACTCTGTTTCACTATATGCAAACACTAAAGATGAAAGCGTTTGAAAGCCAGAAGGTGAAAGTATAGTTGAAATAGGTAATTCTTTTAAAATATCCACACAAATAATCACCATAGCCAAAGCCAAATAATGCTTCATCAAAGGAAAATGAATTTGAGTAAAAATTTTAAGCGGTTTTGATTTTAAAGTTAAATTCGCATAGTCTATATTTTTAGAAATTCGCTCATAGCCTGATTGGGTTGCAAAAATTCCTGAAGCCAAAAATCTTACAAAATATCCAAAAAATAAAACTAAAAATCCTCCTCCAACAGCATACTCAAAAGATAAAAAATCAAAAATATAATTTAATACACCTAAAATTACCAAAATTCCCACAGCCACTACAGCACCAGGTAAAGAATATCCAAGAGTTGTGATATAAAGAATCATCTTTGAAAATTTAGTATCATTTAAACGCGTTATAAAACATAAATAAAATGCTGCTATTACTATAGCAAAAGAACTAACCAAAGAAACACTAAAACTATAAAATGCTGGTAATAAAGTATTGTATAAATTTTGCATAAAGTCAAAACAAGCCCAATAAATAAGCCAAACAATAGGCACTATAAAAGCAAAAAATACCACCAAAAAACACCATAAAAAAGCTAAAATCGATCTAAAGCCTTTTAGTTCTTCTTTAGGGGTAATTATAAAAACATTTTGAGTAAAACCTTTTTTTCCTCTTTGAATTTTTTCTAAAAACATTAACAAAGCAATAAAAACAAGTAAAGCTACACTTAAAGCTATAGCACTAACCTCATCTCCGCCACTCCCCCAAGTTCTAAAAATACCTGCACTAAAAGTATCTACTCCAAAATATGCCACCAAACCATAATCACTTAAAACTTCCATAGCTACCAAAAGTAAAGCTCCTACTATACCCACACGGCAAAACGGTAAAATCACTTTAAAAAATATTTTTAAATTGGAAGCTTTTAGAATTTTTGCACTTAAAATGATATTTCCAAGCCCATAAGCAAAAGTATTTTTAGCAAAAAAATACACATAAGGATAAAGTGCAAAAGACAAAATCACTATAACTCCATAAGAATTCATAATATCTATGCGTTTATCTACCCCTAAAAGCGTAGGAATTAAACCTTGAAATTCAAACAAATCAATCCATACAAAACCCATCACATAAGAAGGTATAGCCAAAGGTAAAATCAAAAACCATTCAAAAAATTTAGAACCAAAAAATTTATAAAAAGCAATCAAATAAGCACTAATTAATCCTATTACCAAACACAATGCCAAAGTTCCAAGCAAAATAAAAGCACTGCTAAAAATATAACGCGGTAAGACATTTTTGCTCAAATGCTTTAAGGTATTAATATCTATAAAAGGCAAATGTAAGATAATAGCAAGTATAGGCAGTATAATCAAAACACAGAAAAAAAAGGCGGCCAAAGACCACCTTAAACTTAAAAATTTCAAATTTTACTTTTCCTTATCATTTCCACTGAACTTCATCAAAAATCATTAAAGCTTCTTTAGCATTACCCCAGTAAGCTTCGAAATTTGGTTTTTCTATTTTAAACTCGCCCCAAGATTGTAAAATTTTAGCAGGTTTTACTTCTTTATTTACTGGATATTCATAGTTTTGATTAGTCAAAATCTCTTGTGCTTCTTTTGAAAGCATAAATTCTATAAATTTAATCGCAGCTTCTTTATTTTTAGAAGTTTTTAAAACACCTATACCGCTTACATTTATATGCGTTCCTCTACCATCTTGGTTTGGAAAAATCACCTTTACTGAATTTGCAGCTTCAATATCTTTAGGATTTTTTGAATTTGCCAAATGCCCTAAATAATAACTATTTGAAATAGCCACATCACCTTCTTTAGCATAAATTGCACGAATTTGATCACGATCTCCGCCTTTTGGGGTGCGTGCAAGATTATTTGCTATACCTTGTGCCCATTCTTTTGCTTTTTCTTTACCCAAAGTATCTATCATAGCACTTAATAAAGAAATATTATAAACATTATTTGAACTTCTTACTAAAACTTTACCTTT
The genomic region above belongs to Campylobacter peloridis LMG 23910 and contains:
- a CDS encoding flagellar hook protein FlgE; translation: MFTAFYNGVNGVKSQSYGIDNTAHNISNVNTVGFKYSDVAFKDVFYSTITTQSYNKGQSGYGSVAGATNDIFEQGPLVSTDNEFDVAINGKGFFGVSNGNGVYYTRNGAFRPDANGNLVDANGNYVLGTMNPSLQQIQLSERVSNMFGQQLGQKVTTAWSGTPGENFQIGGVNNQGIISVPKNMYLPPQPTQNITWSGNLDTSTKTEAVNVDVDASKFEFIKNEDGSVKISGSVKDEKIYGLKPGDMIYFKITDEKGASQTLQATLDENMAFSIDNQKLDKVDLESAKLTSSHLSVQKEVADSTELSAKLINPDGSTNWVKVKLDRVLPQNGKNLEYKAVAQVYDNNGNKVGGTTEGLITFNEAGALVSNTLTSVDNNGTQVQINLGSYYDPNKPNSGYDGLHALKNKQPSVHTKTDGLGEGFLNNYSINTDGTIIATFTNGEQIAMAKLALFNFMNEQGLEKLGENLYGQTGNSGNPTFLQNNDGTFSTGIFKGSYLEQSNVDLSVAFTNLITLQKAYDSSSKSITTADQMIQKAINMKR
- a CDS encoding HD domain-containing protein encodes the protein MISVELIEHIFKAASISRWNDYPRMTNLVELDKQAHKFIIAYFIAKMEKDVNMRFIIEAGIFEFLSRVVVTDIRPDVYHEILRSKNEQMSAWVLSKIAPMIQDIENGAFLKRYELFLQGKDYTKERLILKAASYFATRWEFNIVYQTSSFLSDIDEIKAKVEEELEDYYELIGARKIALNQKISKIIDLSGRLRFQKRWAQTPRIPETAVLGHMLVVAILSYFYSLEVKACDGRIESNFYCALFHDLPESLTRDIISPVKYGIDGLNEIINEYEMKLINERILPFIPLSFREEFSYILGIREGQNEESAFVKNEFENRIFNNKPSVYSGSLDAVNEDRFKAIDGKALKYCDKLAAFIEAALSISYGVKSKELENGFAGMYEYFKNNPTISGVNFFKICQELKVYFKI
- a CDS encoding ATP-dependent DNA helicase; this encodes MEKLTSFFEKYNLTQSQKAAIEKLETFIDTPSNNQNVFLLKGFAGTGKTFITKGLTEYLKIIGRAFILAAPTGKAAKVISKKTLCEAFTIHKTIYSLKENSIVEYKDKLDKTFKLYMNLRVNEDADNTIYIIDEASMISDKYNSHEFIKFGSGYLLQDLINYINIDCNDHNKKVIFIGDNAQLPPIEMNFSPALDKNYLVSKFGLLVDEIELTEVVRQKSTSGILKNSLPIRQALKKEIFNQLEIDVKSYNDVTHEEHENFLKAYLRQCNNPTDQNTIIIAYSNASVKEYNNKIREHFFPGNINNIVVNDKILVIANNTNHEIFISNGDFGIIQKISSKSETRTIRHGNINETLNFRDAVIVFEQLNGQFYSITCKIIENILYSEQPNLTSNQYKALYIDFLIRHPKLKPNTKEWQDALKADPYFNALRIKFGYAITCHKAQGSEWKNVFLNCKTHQSQLCKDYFRWLYTAITRASDKLFVFDEPHISMFSKLQKDIYISNTTKTISIDKKSEHDTSKITQSPSNIEEAIYLKVKDILNQNKISIEKINHHQYCEIYTLKYSNEVCNIKIIYNSKNKITKIYSNDTNILAKLVENLLKVLENTIIFNPVKDIKPFNEDFLEEYYNFINKIISPHGIEITNIEHLYYLEKYTFKYKNEISIINFYYNNKKQFSRSQPSNNSSIKLSNFILSLLQG
- a CDS encoding tetratricopeptide repeat protein, yielding MYKTDINTAEELSKNGEFEKAFYIAQDIFNKQDNLNKREHEKFGWIIYRYINSDCFKEKNNTNKLKKILLVYLNLDNEKPSLLHSKILHSVIFHALNHKEINIFNFFKMWNPKYLRDEDFKKQVYNDKQYPSLFFRLIKIAVDNNITLDINYLVDIIENENIIIENIREAYYWKFYQLYKECNLDKLWNNLTLYAKLYSNYGASHWHSQILKFADRIMNDKNEWRFFNFIQFWNIHNFRADDFKEETNNGYTNKPLVVKSLNKLFNIIKKNNIQENISWIIELYKFALSKFYDIWLLREYAILLDKTGQIDKAIEIYKKIILELNNQAYIWHEFANILKHKDEKLSISMLCKAITLQPNEDFLPKIRLDLAKLLLKNNLLEEAYTELAKYKIHQDEKGWSISNDFDELYNKVSHIRKLSTNDKFYKLEKDVAENYILTDIEFVDCVFYNLFKDKTNTERLLFTNFKNIEFTIKKNKFAFLEKIRINDVYKVKLYFSQVKNKYMVLQINKSSKTFDDMIKDLPEEVAIIDSVNEKKQLFHYVINVNKDGIIRFNQTNIKPKIGNFIKIKYFSNKNNNSKIEILKVEYTSESKDYLRQNIHGEIRLKYKFKNTTYDYNEAIKINEINIHNPDFAFIENYYISKKLLEEHNITSNMQIKAKALFNGSKWNVFDIKTANIKN
- the fic gene encoding protein adenylyltransferase Fic, which produces MVLKNKLGIKNQLELAKEEERISKLKAKALFESGFLDTLKAGSFESLRVIHQKLFEDIYDFAGKIREVNISKGNFRFAPAVYLHEAIKKIELMEQSCFEQIVEKYIEMNVAHPFREGNGRSMRIWLDLILKKELKKVVDWGLIDKDDYIMAMQRSPIKDVEIKILLQNALSDDIHSFNLFARGIDASYYYEGYALYKTKELFD
- a CDS encoding ABC transporter ATP-binding protein, with protein sequence MQVLKIKNLHKSFSNVEVLKGISFDLKEGEILSILGESGCGKSSLLGCIAGFFEINDGEIYIDEKLVASKNLYLTPQQRDVGVLFQDYALFPHLNVKENICFGISHLNKNEQNQRLKELLDILNLNELLCRYPNELSGGQAQRVALARTIITRPKLVLFDEPFSNLNHTLSVKMRKEIKNILKEHKLSAIFVTHDKEDAFYLSDNIALIKDGKILDYGSAKELFYKPKSIDSACFLGEAFFIEPSVVTDIKFKEYLQNKNGILRPSDIQISKNQTPLKASVLECVFYGDFYELSVSLYGHTFSIYHRKELSKNDEIYLELSETKEF
- a CDS encoding ABC transporter permease, with amino-acid sequence MAAFFFCVLIILPILAIILHLPFIDINTLKHLSKNVLPRYIFSSAFILLGTLALCLVIGLISAYLIAFYKFFGSKFFEWFLILPLAIPSYVMGFVWIDLFEFQGLIPTLLGVDKRIDIMNSYGVIVILSFALYPYVYFFAKNTFAYGLGNIILSAKILKASNLKIFFKVILPFCRVGIVGALLLVAMEVLSDYGLVAYFGVDTFSAGIFRTWGSGGDEVSAIALSVALLVFIALLMFLEKIQRGKKGFTQNVFIITPKEELKGFRSILAFLWCFLVVFFAFIVPIVWLIYWACFDFMQNLYNTLLPAFYSFSVSLVSSFAIVIAAFYLCFITRLNDTKFSKMILYITTLGYSLPGAVVAVGILVILGVLNYIFDFLSFEYAVGGGFLVLFFGYFVRFLASGIFATQSGYERISKNIDYANLTLKSKPLKIFTQIHFPLMKHYLALAMVIICVDILKELPISTILSPSGFQTLSSLVFAYSETELIYNVSLPSLIIVVFGVVPTYLMHYLQEKNNQKEKLCKC
- a CDS encoding Fe(3+) ABC transporter substrate-binding protein, with amino-acid sequence MKAKVVLLSLLAAMSLSAQELTIYSHRHYDSDKGIFKLFKEKTGISINVVQAKANELAKRLEVEGKNSKADLFMTADAGNLEQVRTNNLFVSVSSPTLEKLSPKELRGKNNEWYAFTTRARIIIASKDRIKDGEIKTYEDLANPKFKGKVLVRSSNNVYNISLLSAMIDTLGKEKAKEWAQGIANNLARTPKGGDRDQIRAIYAKEGDVAISNSYYLGHLANSKNPKDIEAANSVKVIFPNQDGRGTHINVSGIGVLKTSKNKEAAIKFIEFMLSKEAQEILTNQNYEYPVNKEVKPAKILQSWGEFKIEKPNFEAYWGNAKEALMIFDEVQWK